ACGGGGCGACGCTCGACCTCGCCCCTATGACGAGGCTGTCCGTCCTCGTCGCCACCGGAGTCCCGCTCGCCGCGCACCCGAGGCTCGAGTCGACGTCGCTCACGACCCTCTACGCCGAGGGCACGGGCCTGCGATCGTTCGACGCGTCTCGTCTGCCGGCGCTCGAGCGCGTCTTCCTCGGGGACAACCCGTTCACGGCCTTCGACTGGATCGCGTCGGTGCCCGAAGACTGCCAAGTCTCCCTGGATCTCCCCGCCAACGAACGGAAGAAGCTCGCGAAGCGCTTCCGCGGGGTACGGATCGAAGGTACGCCGTCCGCAGGGGGGTGACAGCCGGTCGAGCGTTCGGCACGAGCCCTTCGACGTCCGCGCCGGTCGCCGAGACACGAGCCGAGGAGCGCGCAGAGAACCCCACGGGCTGCTAGCGGGCTCGGCGCCCGTACGCCGCGGGGGTGGTCCCGTGGAACGCGCGGAACGCGCGATGGAAGTGGGGCTCGTCGTCGAACCCGACGAGCTCCGCGATCGCGGCGACCGAGAGGTCGGGCCTCGCCCACGTGAGCCGAGCCGCCTCGTTGAGGCGGAGCGCGCGGCGGTACGCGACGGGCGTAATACCGAACCGTTTCGCGAACTTGCGAGAGAAGCTCACCCCGGAGGAGAGGCCGGCCACCTCGGCCAAGTGCTTCACGTAGAGAGCGCTCGCGAAGGTCTTGTCGATCGTTCGTTTCGCCCGGACGAGCGGACACACCGGCGAGACCGTCACGTTGGCGGTCACGAAGCGGAGCACCTCGGCACGCGCCTCTTCGGGGCGAGCCTCGGAGGCCGCGAAGGCTCGGCAGAGCGCGACGAGCGCGGGGGTGGGAGCCGGAGCCCTTACGAACGCGACGTCCTCGTCCTCACCGACGAGCGCGACCTCGTCCGGGTAGACGATGAAGCCGACCTGGAGCCCGCTCTGCGGGTCCGGCGCGCGAAAGGCGAGATCGTACGACTCGGCGGGGCTGATGACGTGGAGGCTCCCGGGCTCGTAGAGGCGACGGCCCGCGCGGCTCCCCGACTGCTCCCACGCGCCACGGAGCTGCAGGCCGAGCTCGAGACCCGTCGCGAGCCCCGACTTGGTCTTGGGTGCGCGGTTCCGATACTCGTAGACCCAGGCGATGGCGCCCGGGCCGAGGGTGGTGCGGTCGTAGCGTGTCTCTTCTTGGCCCACGCGCTCTCGTACGGGGGGGTCGCGCGAGACCTCCCCGCGCCGGCCGTGGGACCTCCCCCTTTCGCGGCGGAGCCGCGAATTTGGGGGAGGTGTCGGGCGCGCAGCCCGGAGGGCGAGCACCCGACGGTGGGGGCATCCCTGCTTCGGTCCGGGTCAGCCCTCGGCGGGCTTCGGGGTCTTGGGGGTGCTCGCGGGGAGCGCGGGCTTGTCGACCTTGGGGGCCTCGCCGGTGAGGGCCTTGAGGAACGTGACGATCGAGGCGACGTCCGCGTCGTTCAGGTCTTTGCCGAGCTGGTAGGTGCCCATGAGCTTGACCACCTCGGGGAGCGTGGCGATCGAGCCGTCGTGGAGGTAGGGGCCGGTCTTCTCGACGTTGCGGAGGCTCGGCACCTTGAAGACGTGTTTGTCGGCCTCTTGTTTGGTCACGTCGAAGCGGCCGTTGTCTTTGACGTCGGGGTAGGGCTTGGCGAAGCCGAGCTTCTTGTACTCGGTGCCGCCGAAGGTGGGGCCGCCGTGGCAGGTGTTGCAGCCGACGGAGAGGAACTTCTGGAAGCCGGCTTTCTCTTCTTCGGTGAGGGCCTTCGTGTCGCCCTTGATGAACGCGTCGACCTTGGAGGGGCTCGTGAGGGTGCGCTCGAACGCGCCGATCGCCTTGGCGACGTTGGCGGTGGTGATCGCGTCCTTGTCGGTCGGGAAGGCCTTCTTGAAGGCTTCGGCGTACTCGGGCATCGAGGCGAGGACGGTGACGATGGTGCCCTCGTTCGCGAGCGCCATCTCGATGGGGTTCGTGATGGGCTTCAGCGCCTGCTCTTCGACGTCGGCGGCGCGGCCGTCCCAGAATTGGGCGATGTGGCCCGCGGCGTTGAACGAGGGCGGCGAGTTGCGGCCGCCGCGCTGGCCTTTGTGGCCGGGCGAGGTCTTCTCGCCGTCGGTGCCGTATTTGGCGAGATCGTGGCACGAGGCGCACGAGATCTTCTGGTTCTTCGAGAGGCGCGTCTCGAAGTAGAGCATCTTGCCGAGGGCGATCTTCTCGGGCGTGATCGGGTTCTTCGGGCTCTCGAAGCGCGAGGGGTACCCGGCGAACGCCGTGAGCAGCGCAGGATCGATCGTGATGCCCGCGGGGGCGGCCGAAGCGACGACGCCGGTGCTCTTCGGCGCGGGCGGCGGATCCGTGCGTTTGTTGCTGTCCTCGCACGCGGCGAGAACGAGAGCCATGCCCAATCCGAGAACCAGGTTCGATGCGCGCATAGAACGCTTCGTACCTGAATACGGGCCCCCGAGGCAATGCTCGGACAGCCGAGATCGACCGCTAAAAATGCGCGTTGCCCCCCACGGACGAGCCATGAGGGGCAACCGAGACGAGCTTTGGACCGAAGGGCCGAGCTCAGTACGCGCCGAGCGCGGGGCCCGTGCGGTTCTTCGCACGGATGACGCCGCCCTCACCGCCCTCGCCTTCGATGGCTTTGGCGAGGTTGTCGATGTTGATGTTGGCCCCGAGGTAGACGCGCATGTCTTGGTTGCGGTCGAAGAAGGGGTTCCCGTAGGTGCCGTCGGCGCGGAGGATGTTGCGGCTCATGAAGTAGCCGACCTCGGCCGTGAGCCAGTGCGTGGCCTCGTAGTCGAGCCAGAACGAGAAGTAGGTGGCGGTACGCACCGTGGACGGGTCGGACAGGCGACCGGCCGTGTAGGTGGCCGAGCCCGGGCCCTGGATGGTGTCCTTGTCGAACGTGTAGACGAACTGGTGCGACATGTTGAACCACGCCGCCGGGCTGAAGGGCCCGAACGAGGTGGCGATGATCGCCGACCAAGAGAGAATGTCAGACGCGTTCGCGACGCCGGTGAGTTGATCACCGCAACCGAACCCGCCGCCGCACTGGCGCTGGTAGGGGGCGTCGCCGCGGATGCCCGACGTGGTGTTCGTGTAGAACGGGTGCGAGTAGGCACCAAACGCGAGGATGTCGAGCTCGCCGTCCTTCGTGATGAAGTGCTCGAAGGCCTTGGCGAGCTGGAGCGTGAGGGCCGGCGTCACGATCATCGTGCGGGCGCGCGACTCGGGCGAGGTGGGCGCCGTGAGCCCGATGGCGATCTGCGGCTTGATGCCCGCGAAGGCCGGAATGCCACGGTAGAAGAGCTGGAGGCCCGTGTCGCCGAAGCGGATCTCGTTCCGGGTCTGCGTGCTGTCCGAGTTCGTCCACTCGTAGTTGATGGTAGTACGGCCGCGGAGCTGCCAGTCTTTGTTGATGGTGTAACGCGGGAGGATGAACGCCGCCGTCTCGAACGTCGGGTTTCGGTACTGGTTCTGGTCTTGGACGACCGTCGCCGTGTTCAGGCTGTTCATCAAGAAGACCTGCGTGCCGGCGAACGGGCGCGGCTTCGGCTTCTTCTCGGGCTCCTTCTTGGCCTCGGCGGGGGCGTCTTTCTTGGGGGCGCCGGTGCCGAGCGAGATGCCTCCCGAGGCCGAAGCAGGGGCCGCGTTGTCGGCCGGGGGCTGCTGCGCGTCGGGGGCGGTCGTGGGCGCGGCGCCCGAGGCGGCCGGAGGCGTCGTGGGGGAAGCGGGCTGCGTGTCCTGGGCGAACGCGTTGCTGGATGCGGCCGACAGGGCGACCACGAGACCCAACGCGCCAAACTTCGTTCCTCTCTTCATCGCTCCCACTTCCCTCTGCTGAACCCGCCGCACGAGACGACCGAAACCGTCGGTCTTCGCACGAGCCCGAAAGCCACTGCAAGCCTCGTGCTCACCCACCAGAACTTGCAACCAACCGAAACCACTAAGTATTTTGGAAGAGGCCCGGGCACGGTCAGTTCGTTAACGATCGACCCGTGCGCGAGAGGACCAGGCTTCTAGCGCCGGGCGCGGAGGGCCGCAAGGAAACATTCCGTCGGGAGACGGGGGCTCGGGGCCCCTGTGGTATCGGTCGTTTCGTGGGCCGCCGAGGGAGGTCGTGGGCATGTGCTGCGCTCGTGGCCGCGCTCGGGTGTTTCTCCCGGGTCGCGTCGGCCGGAGGCCCGCTCGGTCCCCAGGGGTCGGCCATCACGACGAGCGACTACACGGTGGACCTCTTCCAGGGGCCGCTCACGGCGTCGAACCGCGTGACGGGGCTCGCGGGGGCCGTCGCGCCGCTCGCCGAGGGCATCGACATGCACGCCTTCAACGCGGCAGCCCCGGCCGTGCGGGCGCTGCACTCGTCGAGCGTGACCGAATTCGACGTGAGCGCGGGCCTCACCTTCCCGGGTGCGCTGAAGGGGCTCGACTTCGACAACAACGGGAAGCGAGGCTTCACGTACGAAAACTTCTTCTTCCTGACGCTCGCCGGGCAGGTCCAAGAGGGGCCGTTCGGCTTCGGCGCCACGGTGGACCTCCAGCAGTACGACCTCGGAGGCACGACGGGCGCCGAGAACGTGGCGAGCGTGGCCTTTCGCATGATCCAAGCGAGGCTCATCGGCGCGTGGCACGTGACCGACGCGCTCACGATCGGCGGGGGCATTCGAGGGGTGCTCTTCAGCCTGAGGGACGCGGCCCTGTCGCGCATCGGGATCGAGAGCTTCACCGACCTGCGCGGGGTGCTCGGCATGGCGGGCGTGGGGCCGGAGGTGGGGGCGATGTACGCGCCGCTCGGGCTGCCGCTCCGCCTCGGGGTCTCGGCGCGCGCTCCGGTCACGGGGCGCATCATCCCGGGCGAAACGGCGGCGATCGACGCGAGCGGTGACCGGAAGCTCGGGCTCCTCTACCTGCCGAACCGCGTCGACATGCCGTGGCAGCTCGAGTGGGGCGTGGCGTTCCAGCTCGGGCCGCGCCCGTTGAACGCGCGGTGGCTCGACTCGACACGCGAGCCACGGGAGAACATCGAGGCGCAGCGGCGGTCGCCGGACGAGGCGCGCTCGACGCTCGTGAACCGGCTCGCGCGGCAGAGGAACGCGCGTTTGGCCCGCGAGAAGCTGCTCGTGTCGGTGTCGTTCACGGTGACGGGCCCGGCCGATCGTGCGGTGGGGCTCGAGTCGTTCTTGGCGGGTGTCGTCGAGCGCTCGGGGGAGAAGGTGTCGTTCACGCCGCGCGTCGGCGTGGAGGCCGAGCCCTTCCCCATGCGGCTCCAGTTTCGCGCGGGGGCGTACCTCGAGCCCACGCGGTTCCGGACGGGCGCGCCGCGTATGCACGGGACGCTCGGCATGGACCTCCGGACGATCACGTGGGACGTCTTCGGCATCTTCGACGAGCCGATGCCGTTCAAGGTGGGTGGCTCGCTCGACATCGCGAGGGAGTACTTCGGTTGGGGCGTGACCGCCGGGATCTGGCGCTGAAGGGCGGGCGGCGGGAGGGGCTCAGGGGAGCTTCGGGACCTCGAGCTTCGTGAGGGAGCGCGGCTCGCGCGTGAGGAGCGTGAGGCCCCCGTGCTCGAGCACCGCCCCGTCGAAGCCAGGGAACGTGAGCGCCCGAAGGACGGGGCTGGAGAACGGGATGGCCTCGGAGGAGCCTTCCTCGAGGTCGAGCACGTCGACGAACCCCTGAGAGGCGCCGAACACATGGCGGCCGTCGCCCCCCACGCCGAGCGCGCGCGTGGGGCGTGCGAGGGGGAGACGTTTCACCGTGCGCGCGGGGACATCGACGGCGCTCGCCTCGCGAATCCCAAGGAAAACCGAGGACTTGCCCCCTTCGTTGCCCACGTGATCGAACACGTCGTCGGAGAGGGGGGCGAAGGACTGAGCGAGCGTGCGTGGGTCGGTGAAGGCGACGTGGAAGCGAACGGGGCTCGCGAGGACCTCGGCGGGGAGCGGGGCGGCGTCGGGGCTCGCGCCGTAGCGATCGGCCAGCGCGACGATGCTGCCTCCGATCGCGCGGGGCAACACGCCGCCCTGAAGCAGGCTCTCGACACGGCACGACGCGGGCTCGACGACGGTGAGGTGCGCCGTGAGACCGGGAGACGCGACGCCGACGAAGGCTCGCCCATTCGCGACGGCGACGGAGGTAGCTACGAGCTCCGAGGGAGGTGTCGGACCGCGACGCGCGAGGGCGCACTCGACCGAGCCGTCGGTCCCGTCGAGGACGAGGATCCGCGTCGCGGTGACCACGACGAGCCTTCCCGAAGGTGGCACCTCGACGACGGCCTGGATGCGCTCCGCGGGCGACGCGAAGCGCCCGGCCCACGCGCCTGTCGCGCCGTCGACGAGGGCCACCTCGAAGGACGTCTTCACGACCACGCGCGACGCCGTGCGAAAGACCTCGGGCGGGCGACCGTCGGAGCGCGTGCTCACGTCGCGGCGAAACACGACCCGCGAGGCCGCGAGGTCGTAGGCGACCAGGGTGGAGATCTCCGTGCCGCCGACGATGACCGACAGGGCGTCGAGACCGAGGCCCGAGCCGGCCGGCCAGAACGTGGCGGCGTGAGGCTCGGGGATCGCGTCGATCGCCTTGATTTCACGGGTCGCGAGCTCGACGAGGGCGAGCGTATGGAGCGCGGCGGAGGCCTCGGGGGAGGTGGCGAAACGCCCGGTCGCGTCGGACGAGGACGAGGCGAGCACCGTGGTCGAGGGCCCCGGTGGGCGTTCGGGGGTCGTGACCTTCTTGGGCTCTTCCTCCTTCACGGCGGGGCACGCCGTGAGCAGCGCTGCCAAGAGAGGAACGAGGAGCGCCCTCACGAGCCGTCTCCCGCGTCGGCGTCGATGGATGCGTCGAGGCCCGCGTCGGACGGGGGCTCGGCGTCCAGGCCCGCATCGGGCGGGACCTCGGCGTCGGGCGCGACCCCGGCCTCGGGTCGATCGCGGTCGCACGTGAAGGGGACGAGGGTCGCGCCGACCGCACGGTACACGCGTCCGTCGGTCGGATACCGGACCACACCGATACCTCCGGAGAGCCCCCCCGAGCCTCCCGAGGCGCCCGCCCCTCCTGAGCCATCGGTCCACCCCGAGCCGGGGACACGCTGTGCGCCCGGTGATCGTGCATAGAGGAGCACCGCAGGGAGATCGTCGTCGGCCGAGACGAGGGCGACGTGAACGCCATCGGGGGACGCGGTCGTGCCGAGCGGGGCGGCCTCGCCCGGCGCGAGCGTGACGAGGAACGGGTCGTTGAATGCGGCGAGCGAGAGATCGCAGGGGAGGCTCGCCGGCGAGACGGCGCCCGAGGGCAGCGGCGCGCGCAGGGTGCGAACACGAACGGTGACCGGGGTGGTGCCGGGGTTGAAGACGAACGTGGGCGAATCGAAGCCTTGGACGCATCCGCTCTCGGCGGCCGCGTCGTCGGCGCAGACCACGTTCGGGGCGCTGGTCGCGAGGCAGAAGGGCACGGCCGTGACGAGAGCGAGCGCCTCGGCCACACGGCGGGACGAAGGTTCTCGCCCCTCGGGCTCGTGCATGGCCCGGCCGAAGACCACGTACCCGACCGGGAGGACGAGGAGCGCGACGAGGTCGGTCGGGTCGACCATGTTCGTGGCGTGGGCGAAGGCGAGGAGACGCTCGTACAGGGCCGAAGCCCACGGGCTCGTCTTGATGGCGGCGAACACCACGCCCAAGACGAGCGACACACGCGCGAGGCCGCCACGCGAGCGCGCGCGCACGAGCACCGCGAGCACCACCTGCGCGACGAGGAGACCGGCGAAATCACTCGCCTTGCCGGTGACGAGCTCGGGGAGGAGCCCCGCGCCCTTGGCCACGTGGTCGTTGACGACCAAGACGACCAGGGCCGAGAGCCACAGCGGATGAAGGAGGGCGCGCGAGGGGCGGAGCATGGGGCCGTGCGGAGGTAGCAACTCTGGGGCCAGCCGAAAAACCTCGCGGGCGCGACAGTGGCGCCCCGAGGGAGGTGCGACAAG
The DNA window shown above is from Myxococcales bacterium and carries:
- a CDS encoding AraC family transcriptional regulator, with translation MGQEETRYDRTTLGPGAIAWVYEYRNRAPKTKSGLATGLELGLQLRGAWEQSGSRAGRRLYEPGSLHVISPAESYDLAFRAPDPQSGLQVGFIVYPDEVALVGEDEDVAFVRAPAPTPALVALCRAFAASEARPEEARAEVLRFVTANVTVSPVCPLVRAKRTIDKTFASALYVKHLAEVAGLSSGVSFSRKFAKRFGITPVAYRRALRLNEAARLTWARPDLSVAAIAELVGFDDEPHFHRAFRAFHGTTPAAYGRRAR
- a CDS encoding cytochrome-c peroxidase — protein: MALVLAACEDSNKRTDPPPAPKSTGVVASAAPAGITIDPALLTAFAGYPSRFESPKNPITPEKIALGKMLYFETRLSKNQKISCASCHDLAKYGTDGEKTSPGHKGQRGGRNSPPSFNAAGHIAQFWDGRAADVEEQALKPITNPIEMALANEGTIVTVLASMPEYAEAFKKAFPTDKDAITTANVAKAIGAFERTLTSPSKVDAFIKGDTKALTEEEKAGFQKFLSVGCNTCHGGPTFGGTEYKKLGFAKPYPDVKDNGRFDVTKQEADKHVFKVPSLRNVEKTGPYLHDGSIATLPEVVKLMGTYQLGKDLNDADVASIVTFLKALTGEAPKVDKPALPASTPKTPKPAEG